The following proteins are co-located in the Clostridiales bacterium genome:
- the gyrA gene encoding DNA gyrase subunit A, protein MTSFLDDVKLIQHEIHDEMKNSYIDYAMSVIVGRALPDVRDGLKPVHRRILYGMSELGVTPDKPHKKSARIVGEVMGKYHPHGDASIYDAMVRMAQDFSIRYPLVDGHGNFGSVDGDGAAAMRYTEARMTPFALQMLRDIEKETVDFMPNFDEEEKEPVVLPSRFPNLLVNGSNGIAVGMATSIPPHNLSDVIDATVKLIDDPEVDIEDLIKIVKAPDFPTGAIIMGRNASKEAYRTGQGKVTVRSKAEIEETSKGKQQIIFTEIPYQVNKARVIEKIAELVREKRLDNISDIRDESDRNGMRIVIELKRDANPQITMNRLYKHTQLQDTYSMIMIALVDGKPQTLNLRQILEEYLKHQKDVVTRRTIYDLRKAEERAHILEGLRIALDHIDEVIKTIRESYNDAKPRLMERFGLSEIQAQAILDMRLARLQGLEREKIENEYNELMEQIAWFKRVLADESLLMSIIKDELLEIKKKFGDKRRTDIQSDAEDIDEEDMIQEGKVAVTLTHLGYIKRIPADTYKTQKRGGKGVTGLTTRENDFVKNLIMTSTHDYLMFFTNTGKAHKIKAYEIPEAQRTAKGTPAVNFLNLMQRERITAVIPIQDFGEDKYLIAVTKEGTIKKTALSQFDTNRKTGLIAINLKDHDELIGIKQTTGTSNVIIVTKFGKCICFSEEDVRTMGRIAGGVRAIKLEKGDEVVAMELAEENEELLVVTKNGYGKRTSVGEYKVQTRGGKGLLTYDKGKFKKTGELIGAMVVNDNDEILLINSDGIIIRIKAGAVSRLGRATQGVKIMRVEEAANIISMAKVIREEDDEEINEDEVESTEEKKEEPTQITLDTE, encoded by the coding sequence ATGACAAGCTTTTTGGATGATGTAAAACTAATACAGCATGAGATCCACGATGAGATGAAGAACTCCTATATCGATTATGCCATGAGCGTAATCGTAGGAAGAGCCCTTCCCGATGTAAGAGATGGGCTGAAACCAGTACACAGAAGAATTCTATACGGAATGAGCGAGCTGGGGGTTACCCCGGACAAGCCGCATAAAAAATCTGCCCGTATCGTCGGTGAAGTAATGGGTAAATACCATCCTCACGGCGACGCGTCCATCTATGATGCCATGGTTCGAATGGCTCAGGATTTTTCCATTCGCTATCCTCTGGTGGACGGCCATGGAAATTTCGGATCGGTAGATGGAGACGGTGCTGCGGCAATGCGTTATACGGAAGCCAGAATGACGCCCTTCGCGCTTCAAATGCTCCGTGATATCGAAAAAGAAACCGTTGATTTCATGCCGAACTTCGATGAGGAGGAAAAGGAACCTGTGGTTCTTCCCTCTCGTTTCCCAAATCTTCTGGTGAATGGATCAAACGGTATTGCCGTAGGTATGGCAACCTCCATACCACCCCATAATTTAAGTGATGTCATCGACGCCACTGTAAAACTCATCGATGATCCCGAGGTGGATATTGAGGACCTGATTAAAATCGTCAAGGCCCCCGATTTTCCTACAGGCGCGATTATTATGGGAAGAAATGCCTCGAAAGAAGCGTATCGGACTGGTCAGGGAAAAGTAACCGTAAGGTCTAAGGCAGAAATTGAAGAGACCAGCAAGGGAAAACAGCAGATTATTTTTACTGAAATCCCCTATCAGGTCAACAAAGCGAGAGTCATTGAGAAGATCGCAGAGCTTGTCAGAGAAAAGCGTCTGGACAACATTTCCGATATTAGAGACGAATCCGATCGAAACGGGATGCGTATTGTCATCGAGCTCAAGAGAGATGCCAACCCCCAGATTACAATGAATCGTCTTTATAAGCATACCCAGCTTCAGGACACTTACAGCATGATCATGATCGCACTGGTTGACGGAAAGCCTCAAACGCTGAATCTTAGGCAGATACTGGAAGAATATTTAAAGCATCAGAAGGATGTTGTTACGAGAAGAACCATCTACGACCTCCGAAAAGCAGAAGAGAGAGCGCACATTTTAGAAGGATTGCGGATTGCGCTTGACCATATTGACGAGGTAATCAAAACCATTAGAGAAAGCTACAATGATGCAAAGCCGCGTTTGATGGAACGGTTCGGACTCAGCGAAATTCAGGCTCAGGCAATTTTGGATATGAGACTTGCCAGACTGCAGGGCTTGGAGCGCGAAAAAATCGAAAATGAATATAATGAATTGATGGAGCAGATCGCCTGGTTTAAAAGAGTTCTGGCAGATGAATCGCTGCTCATGTCTATTATCAAAGACGAACTTCTTGAAATTAAGAAGAAGTTCGGAGATAAGAGAAGAACCGATATTCAGTCCGATGCGGAAGATATCGATGAAGAAGATATGATCCAGGAAGGAAAGGTAGCAGTTACCCTCACCCACCTCGGATACATCAAGAGAATTCCTGCCGATACCTATAAGACACAAAAACGAGGCGGAAAAGGCGTAACGGGTCTGACAACCCGTGAAAATGATTTTGTAAAGAATCTGATTATGACTTCAACTCATGACTACTTAATGTTCTTTACAAATACAGGAAAAGCGCATAAAATAAAGGCATATGAAATCCCGGAAGCCCAAAGAACAGCAAAGGGAACGCCTGCGGTCAACTTCTTGAACCTGATGCAGCGTGAAAGAATCACTGCAGTGATTCCAATTCAGGATTTTGGCGAAGACAAATACCTTATTGCGGTGACCAAGGAAGGTACCATCAAGAAGACAGCTCTGTCCCAGTTTGATACCAACAGAAAGACTGGCCTTATCGCCATCAATCTTAAGGATCATGATGAACTCATCGGGATCAAGCAGACAACTGGTACCAGCAATGTAATTATTGTCACAAAGTTCGGTAAGTGCATCTGCTTCTCAGAAGAAGATGTTAGAACCATGGGAAGAATCGCCGGAGGCGTCAGAGCGATTAAGCTGGAAAAAGGCGATGAAGTAGTTGCAATGGAGCTGGCAGAAGAAAACGAAGAGCTGCTGGTTGTTACTAAGAACGGCTACGGTAAGAGAACATCTGTGGGAGAATATAAAGTTCAGACCCGTGGGGGTAAGGGGCTCCTTACCTATGACAAGGGTAAATTTAAAAAGACCGGAGAGTTGATTGGCGCCATGGTGGTCAATGACAATGATGAGATTCTTCTCATTAACTCAGACGGTATCATCATCAGAATTAAGGCCGGAGCGGTTTCAAGACTCGGAAGAGCAACCCAGGGCGTAAAGATTATGAGGGTGGAAGAAGCGGCCAATATTATTTCCATGGCCAAGGTCATCAGGGAAGAGGATGACGAGGAAATCAATGAGGACGAAGTGGAATCAACAGAGGAAAAAAAGGAAGAGCCTACGCAGATAACACTTGATACGGAATAA
- a CDS encoding STAS domain-containing protein, protein MSLQLQSSYNKDLEHWELTAKGEVDISTAPQLREVLDGAYQEVKADILLRLDELTYIDSTGLGVIIGAFGRMQESKNRITLINPKDNIKKLLSITNLDRILCSEI, encoded by the coding sequence ATGTCATTACAGTTGCAGAGTAGTTATAATAAGGATTTGGAACACTGGGAATTAACAGCGAAGGGAGAGGTAGATATTTCTACCGCCCCACAGCTGCGGGAAGTACTGGACGGTGCTTATCAGGAAGTCAAGGCAGATATTCTTCTTCGCCTTGACGAGCTGACTTACATAGACAGCACCGGTCTTGGCGTGATCATTGGCGCCTTTGGCAGAATGCAGGAAAGCAAAAACCGAATTACCTTGATTAATCCAAAGGATAATATTAAAAAACTGCTCAGTATTACAAATCTTGACAGGATACTTTGTTCGGAGATTTGA
- the gyrB gene encoding DNA topoisomerase (ATP-hydrolyzing) subunit B, whose product MSADVKQQQYNAEQIQVLEGLEAVRKRPGMYIGSTGPRGLHHLVYEVVDNSIDEALAGYCKNINITIQNDNSIVVEDDGRGMPVDLHPKLNIPAVEVIHTVLHAGGKFGGGGYKVSGGLHGVGASVVNALSEIMEVEIKRNGKIYKQTYSRGKTQTPLIEIGESRKNGSKTMFKPDGEIFEELEFSYSTLEHRLREMAFLNKGIKITLKDDREGQKKTEVFHYEGGIKEFVKYQNKNKEVIHPDVIYFELKKGEEYEVEVAMQYTDRYNELILSYANNINTSEGGTHMIGFKSALTRVFNDYARKNKFIKENEDALSGEDIREGLTAVVSVKLTSPQFEGQTKAKLGNSEIRGFVETSTNENLTAFLEENPNQARIILDKCLRAARAREAARKAREMTRRKGVLDGLTLPGKLADCSEKDPALSEIFLVEGDSAGGSAKSGRDRKRQAILPLRGKILNVEKARLDKILNSEEIKNMITAFGCNIGSDFNEEKLRYHKIIIMTDADVDGAHIRTLLLTFFYRYMTPLIEGGYVYIAQPPLFQTKKGKEVYYTYSEKEQEKLMAELADKPGKAGIQRYKGLGEMDFHQLWETTMDYNSRTLIQVTIDDMTAADEIFTTLMGDKVPPRKKFIEDNAKYATIDI is encoded by the coding sequence ATGAGTGCGGATGTGAAACAGCAGCAGTATAATGCGGAACAAATTCAGGTCTTGGAAGGGCTGGAGGCTGTAAGAAAAAGACCGGGTATGTATATCGGCAGCACTGGACCCAGAGGGCTACACCATTTAGTATACGAAGTAGTTGATAATAGTATCGACGAAGCGCTGGCCGGCTATTGTAAAAATATCAACATTACCATACAGAATGATAATTCCATCGTAGTAGAGGATGATGGCCGAGGAATGCCCGTTGACCTTCATCCAAAGCTGAATATTCCAGCGGTTGAAGTAATTCATACAGTACTTCATGCCGGCGGAAAGTTTGGCGGCGGCGGATATAAGGTCTCCGGAGGACTTCACGGTGTAGGTGCATCGGTTGTAAATGCCCTCTCTGAAATCATGGAAGTGGAAATAAAGAGAAACGGTAAAATTTATAAACAAACGTATTCCAGAGGAAAAACTCAAACCCCTCTCATCGAAATCGGAGAATCCAGAAAAAATGGCTCAAAGACCATGTTTAAACCCGACGGTGAAATTTTTGAGGAACTGGAATTCAGTTATAGTACTCTGGAGCATCGTCTCAGAGAAATGGCTTTTCTGAATAAAGGGATCAAAATCACTTTAAAGGATGACCGTGAAGGCCAGAAAAAAACAGAAGTATTCCACTATGAAGGCGGCATCAAGGAATTTGTCAAGTATCAGAACAAGAACAAAGAGGTCATTCATCCTGATGTCATCTATTTTGAGCTAAAAAAGGGCGAGGAATATGAAGTAGAGGTCGCGATGCAGTATACGGACCGTTACAATGAACTCATACTTTCCTATGCCAACAATATCAATACCAGTGAAGGCGGTACCCATATGATCGGGTTCAAGTCCGCCTTGACCAGAGTATTCAACGATTACGCAAGAAAAAATAAATTCATTAAAGAAAATGAAGACGCCCTCTCCGGTGAAGACATTAGAGAAGGTCTCACTGCTGTAGTTTCCGTTAAGCTGACATCGCCTCAGTTTGAAGGTCAGACAAAGGCAAAGCTGGGAAATAGTGAAATCAGAGGGTTTGTTGAAACCAGTACAAATGAAAATCTCACTGCTTTCTTGGAAGAAAATCCAAATCAGGCCAGAATTATCCTGGATAAATGCCTGAGAGCTGCAAGAGCAAGAGAAGCTGCAAGAAAAGCGAGAGAAATGACGAGAAGAAAGGGTGTTCTGGATGGCCTCACCCTGCCAGGTAAGCTGGCAGACTGTTCAGAGAAAGATCCTGCCCTCTCCGAAATCTTCCTGGTAGAGGGAGATTCCGCCGGCGGTTCCGCAAAATCAGGACGTGACAGAAAAAGACAAGCCATTCTTCCGTTGCGAGGCAAGATTCTCAACGTAGAAAAGGCAAGACTTGATAAAATATTGAATTCTGAAGAAATCAAAAACATGATCACAGCCTTTGGCTGCAATATCGGTTCTGATTTCAACGAAGAAAAGCTGAGATACCACAAAATTATCATTATGACAGATGCTGATGTAGACGGAGCGCATATTCGTACCCTTCTGCTCACGTTCTTCTATCGGTATATGACTCCCCTTATTGAGGGAGGCTATGTCTATATTGCTCAGCCGCCTCTCTTCCAGACAAAAAAGGGCAAAGAGGTTTATTACACCTACTCAGAAAAAGAACAGGAAAAATTGATGGCAGAGCTTGCTGATAAACCTGGAAAAGCAGGAATTCAGCGATATAAGGGTCTTGGAGAAATGGACTTTCATCAACTATGGGAAACAACCATGGATTATAATAGCAGAACGCTGATCCAGGTCACCATCGATGATATGACTGCTGCCGATGAGATCTTTACCACGCTCATGGGTGACAAGGTTCCGCCGAGAAAGAAATTTATTGAAGACAACGCTAAATATGCGACGATAGATATATAG